In one Pseudomonas sp. Bout1 genomic region, the following are encoded:
- a CDS encoding ABC transporter substrate-binding protein, translated as MERITLKPLLLAAGLLAFLPMAQAASTLVYCSEASPAGFDPSQYTSGTDFDASAETVFNRLTQFKRGGTEVEPGLATRWDVSTDGLTYTFHLRDGVKFHTTDYFTPTRDFNADDVLFTFQRLLDPENPFRKAYPSESPYFTDMGLNTTIKSVEKLDEHTVRFNLNNVDASFVQNLAMSFASVQSAEYAAQLLKEGKAADINQKPVGTGPFVFKRYQKDSQIRYSANTQYWKPEDVKLDNLVFSITPDAAVRLQKLKAGECQVSGYPRPSDIDVMKQDPNLRVLQQAGFNLGFLAYNVTHPPLDQLKVRQALDMAIDKPAIIKAVYQSAGQLAQNALPPAQWSYDPTIKDAPYDPAKARALLKEAGVAPGTTINLWAMTVQRASNPNARMSAQMIQQDWDKIGIKANIVSYEWGEYIKRAKAGEHDVMIYGWTGDNGDPDNWLGVLYSCAAVKGSNYAKWCNPAYDKLVQEAKVSSDREQRIKWYQQAQKILKEQVPITPIANSTVFQPLRKEVQDFKISPFGLTPFYGVSLNK; from the coding sequence ATGGAAAGAATCACCTTAAAACCGCTGCTCCTTGCCGCCGGCCTGCTGGCGTTTCTGCCGATGGCCCAGGCGGCCAGCACCCTGGTCTATTGCTCCGAAGCCAGCCCCGCCGGTTTCGACCCAAGCCAGTACACCAGCGGCACCGACTTTGACGCGTCCGCCGAAACCGTGTTCAACCGCCTGACCCAGTTCAAGCGCGGCGGCACAGAAGTCGAACCCGGCCTGGCAACCCGCTGGGACGTATCCACAGACGGGCTGACGTATACCTTCCACCTGCGGGACGGCGTCAAGTTCCACACCACCGACTACTTCACCCCCACCCGCGACTTCAACGCCGACGATGTGCTGTTCACCTTCCAGCGCCTGCTGGATCCCGAGAACCCGTTTCGTAAAGCCTACCCGTCGGAATCGCCCTACTTCACCGACATGGGATTGAACACCACGATAAAAAGCGTCGAAAAACTCGACGAGCACACCGTGCGCTTCAACCTCAATAACGTTGACGCCTCCTTCGTGCAAAACCTGGCCATGAGCTTCGCCTCGGTGCAATCCGCCGAATACGCCGCGCAGTTGCTCAAGGAAGGCAAGGCCGCCGACATCAACCAGAAGCCGGTGGGCACCGGGCCGTTCGTGTTCAAGCGTTACCAGAAGGATTCGCAGATTCGCTACAGCGCCAACACCCAGTATTGGAAGCCTGAGGATGTGAAGCTCGACAACCTGGTGTTCTCGATCACCCCGGATGCCGCCGTGCGCCTGCAAAAGCTCAAGGCCGGTGAATGCCAGGTGAGCGGTTACCCGCGACCTTCCGACATCGACGTGATGAAACAGGACCCCAACCTGCGGGTGCTTCAGCAGGCCGGTTTCAACCTGGGCTTTCTCGCCTACAACGTGACCCACCCGCCGCTGGACCAGCTCAAGGTGCGCCAGGCCCTGGACATGGCCATCGACAAGCCGGCCATCATCAAAGCGGTGTACCAAAGCGCCGGGCAATTGGCGCAGAACGCATTACCGCCAGCGCAGTGGTCTTATGACCCCACCATCAAGGACGCGCCCTACGATCCGGCCAAGGCTCGGGCGCTACTAAAAGAAGCAGGGGTTGCACCAGGTACCACCATCAACCTGTGGGCGATGACAGTTCAACGCGCGTCCAACCCCAACGCCCGAATGTCGGCCCAGATGATCCAGCAGGATTGGGACAAGATCGGCATCAAGGCCAATATCGTCAGCTATGAGTGGGGCGAGTACATCAAACGCGCCAAGGCCGGCGAGCATGACGTGATGATCTACGGCTGGACGGGCGACAACGGTGACCCGGATAACTGGCTCGGCGTGCTCTACAGTTGTGCTGCGGTGAAGGGCAGCAACTACGCGAAATGGTGTAACCCGGCGTACGACAAGCTGGTGCAGGAAGCGAAGGTCAGCAGCGACCGCGAGCAGCGGATCAAGTGGTATCAACAGGCACAAAAAATCCTTAAGGAACAGGTACCTATAACGCCTATCGCGAACTCGACGGTTTTCCAGCCACTTCGAAAGGAAGTGC